The following are from one region of the Nocardioides marmotae genome:
- a CDS encoding hydroxymethylglutaryl-CoA lyase encodes MSTSSTGPGQLPAAVTVYEVGPRDGLQNEAALVPTEVKAAFVERLLAAGLPVVEATSFVHPRWVPQLADAAELLGLLEERLGDRARDLPVLVPNDRGLDRALELGCRHVAIFGSATETFAQRNLNRSFEEQFAMFEPTVRRARDAGMEVRAYLSMCFGDPWEGDVAVDRVVAAGRRLLDLGAGQLSLGDTIGVGTAGRVGELVAAFGAAGVGPERLAMHFHDTYGQALANTYAALQAGIATFDASAGGLGGCPYAESATGNLATEDLLWMLRGLGIETGVDLDAVVATSAEMARQLGRPSPSAVVRALAGSGS; translated from the coding sequence ATGAGCACCTCGTCCACCGGCCCCGGCCAGCTCCCCGCCGCCGTCACCGTCTACGAGGTCGGCCCCCGCGACGGGCTGCAGAACGAGGCGGCGCTGGTGCCCACCGAGGTCAAGGCGGCCTTCGTCGAGCGGCTCCTGGCCGCCGGCCTGCCCGTGGTGGAGGCGACCAGCTTCGTCCACCCCCGCTGGGTGCCGCAGCTCGCCGACGCCGCCGAGCTGCTCGGCCTGCTCGAGGAGCGGCTCGGCGACCGCGCCCGCGACCTGCCGGTGCTGGTCCCCAACGACCGCGGCCTGGACCGGGCCCTGGAGCTGGGCTGCCGCCACGTCGCGATCTTCGGCTCGGCCACCGAGACCTTCGCCCAGCGCAACCTCAACCGCTCCTTCGAGGAGCAGTTCGCGATGTTCGAGCCGACCGTGCGGCGCGCCCGCGACGCCGGCATGGAGGTCCGCGCCTACCTCTCGATGTGCTTCGGCGACCCGTGGGAGGGCGACGTCGCCGTCGACCGGGTCGTCGCGGCGGGCCGGCGGCTGCTCGACCTCGGCGCCGGGCAGCTCAGCCTCGGCGACACCATCGGGGTCGGCACGGCCGGCCGGGTCGGTGAGCTGGTGGCGGCGTTCGGCGCGGCCGGCGTCGGGCCCGAGCGGCTCGCGATGCACTTCCACGACACCTACGGCCAGGCGCTGGCCAACACCTACGCCGCGCTCCAGGCCGGCATCGCCACCTTCGACGCCAGCGCCGGCGGCCTGGGCGGCTGCCCGTACGCCGAGAGCGCCACCGGCAACCTGGCCACCGAGGACCTGCTGTGGATGCTGCGGGGGCTGGGCATCGAGACCGGCGTCGACCTGGACGCGGTCGTCGCCACCAGCGCCGAGATGGCGCGGCAGCTCGGGCGGCCCAGCCCGTCGGCGGTCGTGCGCGCCCTGGCAGGATCGGGGTCGTGA
- a CDS encoding EcsC family protein, protein MSVKRSVTGHLGRQLAPRIAQLAPGLTTSFVREALHRAIQGVGPLPAAAAAAEKQLSEQRGDVGRAVHEVIENHVRYSGASGFTTNVGGLVTAAVTIPANITGQALIQCRMIAGIAHLRGYDLEDPRVRNAVLVTLLGEDKVDELVKKRKLPAPPMALATAPAHDPDLDAIVSAEVASELITKVAGKRIATTVGRRVPVVGGIVGMGADGYATWRVGRYADRELLPRTRR, encoded by the coding sequence ATGAGCGTCAAGCGCAGCGTCACCGGCCACCTCGGCAGGCAGCTCGCCCCCCGGATCGCCCAGCTCGCGCCGGGCCTGACCACCTCGTTCGTCCGCGAGGCGCTGCACCGCGCGATCCAGGGCGTCGGGCCGCTCCCGGCGGCCGCCGCCGCGGCCGAGAAGCAGCTCTCCGAGCAGCGCGGCGACGTCGGCCGGGCCGTGCACGAGGTGATCGAGAACCACGTGCGGTACTCCGGCGCCAGCGGGTTCACCACCAACGTCGGCGGGCTGGTCACCGCCGCGGTGACGATCCCGGCCAACATCACCGGCCAGGCGCTCATCCAGTGCCGGATGATCGCCGGCATCGCCCACCTGCGCGGCTACGACCTCGAGGACCCGCGCGTGCGCAATGCCGTCCTGGTGACGCTGCTCGGCGAGGACAAGGTCGACGAGCTGGTCAAGAAGCGCAAGCTGCCGGCCCCGCCGATGGCGCTGGCCACCGCGCCGGCGCACGACCCCGACCTCGACGCGATCGTCTCCGCGGAGGTCGCCTCGGAGCTGATCACCAAGGTCGCCGGCAAGCGGATCGCGACCACGGTCGGTCGGCGGGTGCCGGTGGTCGGCGGGATCGTCGGCATGGGCGCCGACGGGTACGCCACCTGGCGGGTCGGCCGCTACGCCGACCGCGAGCTCCTGCCCCGCACCCGGCGGTAG
- the aat gene encoding leucyl/phenylalanyl-tRNA--protein transferase, with amino-acid sequence MPEPARPPVEPVEPPPSAWAFGDPALYDADDDLVAIGADLAPGTLLSAYRNGLFPMPSGTPGDPVYWFSPVHRGVLPLDGLVVSRSLRRACRDYEIRVDTAFAEVVDACGDPTRPQGWIDADIRAAYLRLHELGWAHSVEAWRDGELLGGLYGVAIGGLFAGESMFHRARDASKVALVGLVERLRDDHAADRLLDVQWSTPHLASLGVVEVPRATYLARLRRALRLPLPAGLARGAVPGAVPGADPGADPGRAIGEE; translated from the coding sequence GTGCCCGAGCCCGCACGCCCGCCCGTCGAGCCCGTCGAGCCCCCGCCCTCCGCCTGGGCGTTCGGCGACCCGGCGCTGTACGACGCCGACGACGACCTGGTCGCGATCGGCGCCGACCTCGCGCCCGGGACGCTGCTCTCGGCCTACCGGAACGGGCTGTTCCCCATGCCCTCGGGCACGCCCGGGGACCCGGTGTACTGGTTCAGCCCGGTGCACCGCGGGGTGCTGCCGCTCGACGGGCTCGTGGTCTCCCGGTCGCTGCGCCGGGCCTGCCGCGACTACGAGATCCGGGTCGACACCGCCTTCGCCGAGGTCGTCGACGCCTGCGGCGATCCCACCCGGCCGCAGGGCTGGATCGATGCCGACATCCGGGCGGCGTACCTGCGCCTGCACGAGCTCGGCTGGGCGCACTCGGTCGAGGCGTGGCGCGACGGCGAGCTGCTCGGCGGGTTGTACGGCGTCGCGATCGGCGGGCTGTTCGCGGGGGAGTCGATGTTCCACCGGGCGCGGGACGCCTCCAAGGTCGCGCTCGTCGGGCTGGTCGAGCGGCTCCGCGACGACCACGCCGCCGACCGGCTGCTCGACGTGCAGTGGTCGACCCCGCACCTGGCCTCCCTCGGCGTGGTCGAGGTGCCCCGGGCGACGTACCTGGCCCGGCTGCGCCGCGCCCTGCGCCTGCCGCTGCCGGCGGGCCTGGCCCGGGGCGCGGTCCCGGGCGCGGTCCCGGGCGCCGACCCGGGCGCCGACCCGGGGCGGGCGATCGGCGAGGAGTGA